The Desulfovibrio piger DNA segment TCCGAGACCTACAACCACTCGCTGGCCTTCCTCTACTCGCCTGACGAGTTCCGGGAGCAGGTCCGCCTGCACGATGACCGCATCGAAGAGCTGTTCGGAGTGCGGCCCACCTCGTTCCGCAATACCGAGCTCATCTACAACAACGCCCTGGCCCGTACCGTGGAGGAAATGGGCTACAAGGCCATCCTGGCGGAAGGCGCCGACCATGTGCTGGGCTGGCGCAGCCCCAACTTCGTCTACAGGCCTTCGGGGTGCGACTCCCTGCGCCTGCTGCTCAAGAACTACCGCCTTTCCGACGACATCGCCTTCCGCTTCTCCAACCACGAATGGCCGGAATTCCCGCTGACGGCGGAAAAATTCGCCAGCTGGGCCCAGGCCTCCGGGGCCGCAGGGGACATCATCAACCTGTTCATGGACTACGAGACCTTTGGCGAACACCAGTGGGAATCCACGGGCATCTTCCAGTTCATGGAGGCCCTGCCGGACGTCCTGCTTTCCCTGCCGGGCTTCAGTTTCGTGACGCCCACCGAAGCGGCGGCCATGTTCCAGCCCGTGGCCAGTCTCGACGTGCACAATTTCATGTCCTGGGCCGACGCCGAGCGCGACCTGACCGCCTGGCTGGGCAATGACATGCAGCAGGATGCCATCACGGCTGTCTACCGTCTGGAAGAAAAGGTGAAGGCCGGCGGCAACGAAGATCTGCTGCGCACCTGGCGACGCCTGCAGACATCCGACCATTTTTACTATATGTGCACCAAGTGGTTCGCCGACGGCGACGTGCACAGCTATTTCAATCCGTACGGCACCCCCTATGATGCCTACATCAACTACATGAACGTACTGGCCGACTTCGGCCTGACCCTGGATGCCCCCCTGCCCGCTGCCGGAGCGTCCCGCAGTTAGCGCACTCCCGGCACGGCCTGCCTGGCGGATCATGCCCTGCGCGAAGGCATGGCCCGGACAGACCTCTCCGGGGGCTTTCATGAATGCAAGGAGATCCGTCTCAATGTCACAAGATCTGTCAAACGCGACCCTCTTCGAAGTCAGCTGGGAGGTCTGCAACAAGGTCGGCGGCATCTATGCCGTCGTCAGCAGCAAGATCCTGGAAGCCCTGGCTGCCTTTGGAGAAAATTATTTTCTTCTGGGGCCCGACCTGGGCAACAACCCCGACTTCGAAGAGACCGACGAGCCCTGCTGGCAGGAGCTGCGCCAGGAGACCGACCGGCGCAACCTGAGCTGCCGCTTCGGCCGCTGGAACATCCCCGGCCGCCCCAAAGTCATCCTGGTCGGGTACCGTGACCGTTACGACCAGAGCCAGCTGCTGTTCTCGCTCTGGAACCGCTACGGCGTGGACTCCATCTCCGGCGGCTGGGACTATGTGGAACCGGTCATGTTCAGCACGGCCTGCGGCGAAGTGATCGAAGCCGCCTGCAAGGCGCTGCACATCCCTGCCGACGGCCCGGCCCTGGCCCACTTCCACGAATGGATGTGCGGCGGCGGCCTGCTCTATCTCAAGACCAACGCCCCCTATGTGGGCACGGTCTTCACCACGCACGCCACCATGCTGGGGCGCTCCATGGCCGGTTCCGGCTTCGACATCTACAAGCAGATGCACCAGATCAACCCCAAGCATGAGGCCGGGGCCTACAATATCACGGCCAAATGCTCCATGGAGACGGCCTCGGCACGCGAAGCCGACTGCTTCACCACCGTCAGCCGCATCACGGCCGACGAGGCGGGCGTCTTTCTGGGGCGTACCCCCGATGTACTGACCCTCAACGGTCTGGACTTGCGCGTCATCCCCGACTACAGCCGGGACAGGAGCCTGGCCGCGGCTTCCCGGCAGCGGTTGCTGGAGGCAGCCGGCCGTCTGTTGCGCCGCCGGCTGCCCGAGGATACCCGCGTCTTCCTCGTGTCCGGCCGTTATGAATATCACAACAAGGGCATCGACGTGTTCCTGGATGCCCTCGGCATGGTCAATACGGCCCTCAGCCAGTCCCAGTCCAATGTGCTGGCCCTGTGCGCGGTCATGGGCGGACACAGCGGGGTCAATGCCGATGCCGTCAGTGGCGACCCGACCAAACTCCCCGGCCAGGGCGGCTTCTGGATCAGCAGCCATCATGTCTACAACCAGCCCAACGATCCCATCCTCAATGCCTGCCAGCGCCTGGGCCTGGACAACAGGCCGGAGAACCACGTGCAGGTCATCTTCGATCCCGCCCTGCTCGACGGCAAGGACGGCTTCCTGAACATGCGCTATGAAGAGGTGCTGGCCGCCTGCGATCTGGGCGTGTTCCCCTCCTGGTACGAGCCCTGGGGCTATACCCCGCAGGAAAGCGCCGCCCATGCCGTGCCCACGGTCACCACCGACCTTTCCGGCTTCGGCATGTGGGTGCGCTCCAGCCAGCGCGATAAGAACGGCGTGACCATCATCTGCCGCCGCCAGACCTCGTATGACGAGACCGCGGCCAGCCTGCGCGACGTGCTCCTGCAGTATGCCTCCCTGCCCGAAGAGCAGATGCAGGAACACCGGCACATGGTGCGCCATGTGGCCGAAGGCTGCTCCTGGGAGCAGTTCTTCCCCTACTATGTGCAGGCCTACGGTCTGGCCCTGGACAAGGCACGCCAGCGCAGCTCGCAGCCCGCCGGCGGCAGCACGACCCTGACCCGTGTGCTGGCGACCACCATGTCCACCACGCCCAACCTGCACAGCTTCACGGCCCTGACCTCACTGCCCCCGGCCATCGGCCGTCTGCGTGAGCTGGCCCACAACCTCTGGTGGAGCTGGCACCCCGAATGCCACTACCTCTTCTCGGCCCTCAACGAAGAAGAATGGGAACGCAGCAACCACAATCCCATCGCCACGCTGGAAAAAGCCACCCGGGCACGGCTGATCATCGTGGCCCACGAGCAGAGCTACCTGCGGCTGTACAACCAGACCATGGCGGCCTTCGATGCCTACATGGCCGAGGCGCCGCAAAGCTTCGGCCCCCTGACCCCGCAGCAGCCTCTGGCCTATTTCTCCACAGAATACGGCCTGAGCGAATGCCTGCCCATCTACTCCGGCGGTCTGGGCGTCCTTTCCGGCGACCACCTGAAATCCGCCAGTGACCTGAACATCCCGCTGGTGGCCGTGGGCCTGCTGTACAAGAACGGCTACTTCCGCCAGATCATCGACAAGAACGGCGACCAGACCCCAGTCTATCCCGAAAACGATTTCGCAACCCTGCCCATAGAGCAGGTCAAGGATCAGGACGGCAAACCCCGCGAGATCTACCTGCAGATGCCGGGCCGCCGCCTGCACGTCCAGATCTGGCTGGTACGCGTGGGACGGATCAACCTCTACCTGCTGGACACCAACCTGCCCTCCAATACGGCGGAGGACCGCAAGATCACGGCCCGCCTGTATGAAGCCGACCGCGACATCCGCCTGCGGCAGGAGATCCTGCTGGGCCGGGGCGGCGTGAGCATGCTGCGCGCCCTGGACATCCGCCCCGCCGCCTATCACATGAACGAAGGTCATTCGGCCTTCCTCATCTTCGAACGCATCCGCCTGCTCATGCAGGAGAATGGCCTGTCCTTCGAAGAGGCGGGCGAAGTGGTGCGCGGCAGCACCCTGTTCACGACCCATACGCCCGTGGATGCCGGCAATGAGCGCTTCTCGCTGGAAAGCATGGAGGCCTATTTCAAGCCCTACATCCAGACCGTGGGCATCAGCTGGCAGACCCTGGTCAATATGGGCCGCTTCGAAGGCAGCGAGCGCAACGTCTTCGAGATGACCGTCCTGGCCCTCAAGTATTCCATGAAGGCCAACGGCGTCAGCGCCCTGCACGGTGTGGTCTCCCGCCATATGTGGCAGGAAGGCTGGCAGGGGGTCCCGGTGGCGGAGATCCCCATTTTCTCCGTGACCAACGGCATCCATGTGCCCTCCTACGCCGGTCCGGCCATGCGTCCCCTGCTGCAAAAGCACCTGGGCGAAGGCTGGCAGGAACTGACGCCCGACGACCCAAAATGGACCCGCATCGCGGACATCCCCGATGCCGACCTCTGGACGGCTCGCCAGACCCAGAAAAAGCACCTGCTGGAAGCCATCCGCTCCAGCCTGCCGGAGTTCTTCAAAAAATTTGCCATCCCCTACGAAAAGCAGCAGGAGATGACGTCCCGGCTGACCCCCGAGACCCTGGTGATCGGCTTTGCCCGCCGCTTTGCGCCGTACAAACGTGCGACCCTGCTCTTTGCCGATGTGGACCGTCTGGCCCGCATCCTGGAAAAGAGCAGCCAGCCCGTCATATTCGTCTTTGCCGGCAAGGCCCATCCTGCCGATGGCCAAGGCATCGGCCTGATCCGGGAACTCTTCCAGCACATGCTGTCGCCCCGCTTCTTCGGCAAGATCTTCTTTATCGAGGATTACAGCCTGGCGGTCTCCCGCCTGATGGTCCAGGGCTGCGATGTCTGGCTCAACAATCCCCGCCGCCCCTACGAGGCTTGCGGTACCAGCGGCCAGAAAGTGGCGGTCAATGGCGGCCTCAATCTCAGCGTGGCCGACGGCTGGTGGTGCGAAGGCTACAACGGCACCAACGGCTGGACCATCGGCCCCCTGGTGGCCAAAGGCAGCCTGGGCCCCGAGCAGAGCGACTATGACGATGCGGCCTCCCTGTATTCCCTGCTGGAAGACAAGGTGATCCCGCTGTACTTCGAGCGCGATGCGGACAACCGGCCCCACAACTGGCTGCTGCGCGTCCGCAAGGCCATGCAGACGCTCATCGCCCAGTACAGCTCGCACCGCATGCTGCGCGATTACCTTAGCGACTACTACATCCCGGCGGCCACCAGCCATCAGGAGCTCCGCAGCAACCACTACGCCCTGGCCCGACATCTGAGCCAATGGAAGCAGGACGTCAACGTGCGCTTCGGCTCCGTGCAGATGGATACCATCCGCATCGAAGGCATCAAGGAAGACAGCCTGCTGGACGGCCAGTCCCTGCATGTGGCCGTGACCGTGCATCCCGGCAGCATGAAGCTCGACGAGCTGCTGGTCCAGCTGGTGGCCGGTCCCGGCGACGGCTCCACTTTCACGGAAACGCCCGATGTGGTGGAGATGCAGCCGGAGAGCGAAGGGGTGGACGGGACCATGACCTTTGTCTGCACCTACACGCCTTCCCGCAGCGGGATCCATGTGTACGGCGTGCGCGTCATGCCCTGCACCGAAGGCCTGTCCTCGCCTCTGGAGACGCGCCTCGTTTTGTGGGGCTAGGACTCCACGGCCAAACCATGACAAAAAGGGGGATGCCGCTTGCGACATCCCCCTTTCCTCTTCTTGCGGGCAGGAAAACACCATCGGTATTTTCCCTGTGAAATACCCACGCCCGCGGCCGCATCCTCCTAACGCGGCTGCAAAAACCACGTCTGCGAAGTTGGATGCGCTTCCGTCCAGTGCAACTTGTAGGCCATGGGCTCCCCGGAGGCCGTGCCCATATCATAGCGGACAGCCCCTTCCTCGCACAGCCAGCGTATCTGCTCCACCTGCAAAAGGTTGCCGATGGAAAGAGCCTTCCAGGCGGCATCATAGCTGAACTGCTGCCCGCGGTAACATGGCCCCAGCATCCCGCCGAAAATGAAACCGATGTCCTGGCCTTCATGCCGGGCGAACATGACGCGCGCCGTGCCCTGCGCGGCAAGGCGGCGGATCATGTCGGCATAGAATTCCCGGGCCGGGGATTCCGTCATGCCGCAGTGCCCCACGCCCTTCCAGCTGCGCTGCTCCACGGCCAGCATCCGGGCATAGACGGCGTCGGCCCCGGCCGTATCGGTGGGACAGGAGCGCTCGAACGTGACGCCCCTGTCGGCGGCCCTGCGAAAAGATTTGCGCCACTTGCTGCGCAGGTTGGCGGAACGGCGGCTCAAAAAGCCGTCCAGCCCGCCTTCCAGCGATGCTCCGGCCTGGATGCACTCCCCGGCCAGATAAATGGTGAACAGGGACTCACAGCAGGCATACAGCTCCCGGGCCCTCCTGCTCCCCGGCACTATCCCTCCCAGAAGCAGCGCCGGAAGATGCCCGTAACCATGTGACATGACGGCCAGCGCCTCAGCCAGCAGCCCGATCGCATCCGGCCCCAGCAGGGGACAGCCGAAGAGCCAATGGGCCTCCAGCGATGTCAGGAGCGGCTGCCCTGAAGACAGGAAGGCTTCCGCCAAAACAAGGACACTGTCCTCCGTGT contains these protein-coding regions:
- a CDS encoding glycoside hydrolase family 57 protein; this translates as MSAICFYFQVHQPYRLRHYTFFDIGANSWYEDENANCGILLKVARKCYLPMNALLLKLIRRHEGQFKVSFSISGTALDQFETYAPEVIQSYRELVATGCVELLSETYNHSLAFLYSPDEFREQVRLHDDRIEELFGVRPTSFRNTELIYNNALARTVEEMGYKAILAEGADHVLGWRSPNFVYRPSGCDSLRLLLKNYRLSDDIAFRFSNHEWPEFPLTAEKFASWAQASGAAGDIINLFMDYETFGEHQWESTGIFQFMEALPDVLLSLPGFSFVTPTEAAAMFQPVASLDVHNFMSWADAERDLTAWLGNDMQQDAITAVYRLEEKVKAGGNEDLLRTWRRLQTSDHFYYMCTKWFADGDVHSYFNPYGTPYDAYINYMNVLADFGLTLDAPLPAAGASRS
- the glgP gene encoding alpha-glucan family phosphorylase gives rise to the protein MSQDLSNATLFEVSWEVCNKVGGIYAVVSSKILEALAAFGENYFLLGPDLGNNPDFEETDEPCWQELRQETDRRNLSCRFGRWNIPGRPKVILVGYRDRYDQSQLLFSLWNRYGVDSISGGWDYVEPVMFSTACGEVIEAACKALHIPADGPALAHFHEWMCGGGLLYLKTNAPYVGTVFTTHATMLGRSMAGSGFDIYKQMHQINPKHEAGAYNITAKCSMETASAREADCFTTVSRITADEAGVFLGRTPDVLTLNGLDLRVIPDYSRDRSLAAASRQRLLEAAGRLLRRRLPEDTRVFLVSGRYEYHNKGIDVFLDALGMVNTALSQSQSNVLALCAVMGGHSGVNADAVSGDPTKLPGQGGFWISSHHVYNQPNDPILNACQRLGLDNRPENHVQVIFDPALLDGKDGFLNMRYEEVLAACDLGVFPSWYEPWGYTPQESAAHAVPTVTTDLSGFGMWVRSSQRDKNGVTIICRRQTSYDETAASLRDVLLQYASLPEEQMQEHRHMVRHVAEGCSWEQFFPYYVQAYGLALDKARQRSSQPAGGSTTLTRVLATTMSTTPNLHSFTALTSLPPAIGRLRELAHNLWWSWHPECHYLFSALNEEEWERSNHNPIATLEKATRARLIIVAHEQSYLRLYNQTMAAFDAYMAEAPQSFGPLTPQQPLAYFSTEYGLSECLPIYSGGLGVLSGDHLKSASDLNIPLVAVGLLYKNGYFRQIIDKNGDQTPVYPENDFATLPIEQVKDQDGKPREIYLQMPGRRLHVQIWLVRVGRINLYLLDTNLPSNTAEDRKITARLYEADRDIRLRQEILLGRGGVSMLRALDIRPAAYHMNEGHSAFLIFERIRLLMQENGLSFEEAGEVVRGSTLFTTHTPVDAGNERFSLESMEAYFKPYIQTVGISWQTLVNMGRFEGSERNVFEMTVLALKYSMKANGVSALHGVVSRHMWQEGWQGVPVAEIPIFSVTNGIHVPSYAGPAMRPLLQKHLGEGWQELTPDDPKWTRIADIPDADLWTARQTQKKHLLEAIRSSLPEFFKKFAIPYEKQQEMTSRLTPETLVIGFARRFAPYKRATLLFADVDRLARILEKSSQPVIFVFAGKAHPADGQGIGLIRELFQHMLSPRFFGKIFFIEDYSLAVSRLMVQGCDVWLNNPRRPYEACGTSGQKVAVNGGLNLSVADGWWCEGYNGTNGWTIGPLVAKGSLGPEQSDYDDAASLYSLLEDKVIPLYFERDADNRPHNWLLRVRKAMQTLIAQYSSHRMLRDYLSDYYIPAATSHQELRSNHYALARHLSQWKQDVNVRFGSVQMDTIRIEGIKEDSLLDGQSLHVAVTVHPGSMKLDELLVQLVAGPGDGSTFTETPDVVEMQPESEGVDGTMTFVCTYTPSRSGIHVYGVRVMPCTEGLSSPLETRLVLWG
- a CDS encoding GNAT family N-acetyltransferase, encoding MELEYITEEESPWRPELCRIWEQSVDLAAQPDPFCCAPIWQLSAHRAFAPGRRVLAQHTEDSVLVLAEAFLSSGQPLLTSLEAHWLFGCPLLGPDAIGLLAEALAVMSHGYGHLPALLLGGIVPGSRRARELYACCESLFTIYLAGECIQAGASLEGGLDGFLSRRSANLRSKWRKSFRRAADRGVTFERSCPTDTAGADAVYARMLAVEQRSWKGVGHCGMTESPAREFYADMIRRLAAQGTARVMFARHEGQDIGFIFGGMLGPCYRGQQFSYDAAWKALSIGNLLQVEQIRWLCEEGAVRYDMGTASGEPMAYKLHWTEAHPTSQTWFLQPR